From one Catenuloplanes nepalensis genomic stretch:
- a CDS encoding HAD family hydrolase, translating to MLFDMDGTLIDSEKVWEIAIMELARSYGGELSEEARAAMVGAAMAESMRVMHEDLGQPWRDPVAGARELEDRVAELFTSGLVWRPGAMVLLAAVRAAGIPTALVTSTSRRLVEVALDTLGRNSFDAVICGDEVTANKPDPAPYRMAADALGVDITACVAIEDSPAGIASAKAAGATVLAVPCELDLSHLNGETGIHLRSSLDDVDVPHLATLLVPSKP from the coding sequence GTGCTCTTCGACATGGACGGCACCCTGATCGACAGCGAGAAGGTCTGGGAGATCGCGATCATGGAGCTCGCGCGCTCCTACGGTGGCGAGCTCTCCGAGGAGGCCCGCGCCGCGATGGTCGGCGCCGCGATGGCCGAGTCGATGCGCGTCATGCACGAGGACCTCGGCCAGCCGTGGCGCGACCCGGTCGCCGGTGCCCGCGAGCTGGAGGACCGCGTCGCCGAACTCTTCACGTCCGGCCTGGTCTGGCGGCCCGGCGCGATGGTGCTGCTGGCCGCGGTCCGCGCCGCCGGGATTCCCACCGCGCTGGTCACGTCCACGAGCCGCCGCCTGGTCGAGGTCGCGCTGGACACGCTCGGCCGCAACTCGTTCGACGCCGTCATCTGCGGCGACGAGGTCACGGCGAACAAGCCGGACCCGGCGCCCTACCGGATGGCCGCGGACGCACTCGGCGTCGACATCACGGCCTGCGTCGCGATCGAGGACTCCCCCGCCGGCATCGCCTCCGCCAAGGCCGCCGGCGCCACCGTCCTCGCGGTCCCCTGCGAGCTGGACCTCAGCCACCTCAACGGCGAGACCGGCATCCACCTGCGCAGCTCCCTCGACGACGTCGACGTCCCGCATCTCGCGACGCTGCTCGTACCCTCGAAGCCCTGA